One part of the Musa acuminata AAA Group cultivar baxijiao chromosome BXJ1-5, Cavendish_Baxijiao_AAA, whole genome shotgun sequence genome encodes these proteins:
- the LOC135673229 gene encoding proline-rich receptor-like protein kinase PERK1 codes for MSTSPPAPSPSSPADSSPPATPAAPPPATPAAPPPATPAAPPPATPAAPPPATPAAPPPATPAAPPPATPAAPPPATPAAPPPATPAAPPPATPAAPPPATPAAPPPATPSAPPPTSPPPSPANPPPASPPPTSPSGSPPPPPPSGKTPPSPPPPRTLSPPPPRTPSPPSPKTPTAPSALSPSSSSSSSVSTPLVVGIAVGGVVILLLLSLVCVCCWKKKRRPPPPPPRYYGAAPLPPHAGKDDRYGEHWQQNAPPPADHVVKLPPGPPPPPPFASRPPHSPGHLPPPPPPMISSSGGSGSNYSGSEVPLPPSPGGALGLSRSTFTYEQLVMATDGFSDANLLGQGGFGYVHRGVLPNGKEVAVKQLKIGSGQGEREFQAEVDIISRVHHKHLVTLVGYCISGGKRLLVYEYVPNNTLEFHLHGRDRPTMEWSTRLKIALGSAKGLAYLHEDCHPKIIHRDIKAANILLDYKFEPKVADFGLAKFASDNNTHVSTRVMGTFGYLAPEYASSGKLTDKSDVFSFGVMLLELITGRRPVDSSQTFMDDSLVDWARPLLTRALEDGNYDALVDPKLGRNFDPNEMACMIACAAACVRHSARRRPRMSQIMRALEGDVSLEDLNEGIRPGHSRFYSSHGSSDYDSSQYNEDMKKFRKMALTPEYGSSDYSAPTSEYGQHPSASASSEGQHTQEIETEKKKDSSGFGSSL; via the exons ATGTCCACTTCGCCGCCGGCCCCCTCGCCTTCGTCACCCGCCGATTCCTCTCCTCCGGCCACCCCTGCCGCGCCTCCACCGGCTACCCCTGCCGCGCCTCCACCGGCTACCCCTGCTGCCCCGCCTCCGGCCACCCCTGCTGCCCCGCCTCCGGCTACCCCCGCTGCCCCGCCTCCGGCCACCCCCGCTGCCCCGCCTCCGGCCACCCCTGCTGCCCCGCCTCCGGCCACCCCCGCTGCCCCGCCTCCGGCAACCCCCGCCGCCCCGCCTCCGGCCACCCCCGCCGCCCCGCCTCCAGCAACCCCTGCAGCCCCGCCTCCGGCCACCCCTTCCGCTCCCCCGCCCACCTCACCTCCTCCCTCCCCCGCCAACCCGCCCCCAGCCTCGCCGCCTCCCACCAGCCCTTCCGgctctccgccgccgccgccgccctccgGGAAAACCCCGCCGTCTCCTCCGCCGCCGAGGACTCTGTCTCCGCCGCCACCCAGGACTCCGTCTCCTCCGTCGCCCAAGACTCCGACCGCCCCGTCTGCGCTCTctccgtcgtcgtcgtcttcgagCTCGGTCTCGACTCCGCTCGTGGTTGGCATTGCGGTGGGCGGGGTGGTGATCCTCTTGCTGCTAAGCTTAGTATGCGTCTGTTGTTGGAAAAAGAAGCGCCGGCCGCCGCCTCCACCGCCCCGTTACTACGGTGCTGCCCCGCTGCCTCCGCATGCAGGAAAAG ATGACCGGTATGGTGAACATTGGCAACAGAATGCTCCACCTCCAGCAGATCATGTTGTCAAACTGCCTCCaggtcctcctccacctcctccattTGCATCACGTCCACCACACTCTCCAGGCCATCTGCCCCCTCCACCTCCGCCTATGATAAGTAGCAGTGGAGGGTCTGGGTCCAATTATTCCGGTTCTGAGGTGCCACTGCCTCCATCTCCTGGTGGCGCCCTTGGCCTCTCAAGAAGCACATTCACCTATGAACAGCTGGTTATGGCAACCGATGGTTTCTCTGATGCTAATCTCCTTGGGCAAGGTGGTTTCGGTTATGTACACAGAGGAGTACTTCCCAATGGTAAGGAAGTTGcagtcaagcaattgaaaatcggAAGTGGGCAGGGAGAGCGTGAATTCCAGGCAGAGGTTGATATCATTAGTCGTGTACATCATAAGCATCTTGTTACGTTGGTTGGATACTGCATTTCTGGAGGCAAGAGGCTGCTTGTCTATGAATATGTTCCTAACAATACATTGGAGTTCCATTTGCATG GGAGAGATCGGCCAACTATGGAATGGTCTACACGATTGAAAATTGCACTGGGTTCTGCAAAGGGTTTGGCATATCTTCATGAGGACT GTCACCCTAAGATTATTCACCGTGATATTAAGGCAGCTAACATTCTTCTTGATTACAAATTTGAGCCAAAG GTTGCAGATTTTGGTCTTGCAAAGTTTGCTTCTGATAACAACACCCATGTTTCCACTCGGGTTATGGGAACCTTTGG TTATCTGGCACCTGAATATGCATCTTCAGGTAAACTCACTGATAAATCAGATGTCTTTTCGTTCGGTGTCATGCTTCTGGAGCTAATCACTGGACGCCGTCCTGTTGATTCGTCCCAAACTTTCATGGATGATAGCTTAGTTGACTGG GCAAGGCCATTGCTTACTCGAGCTCTTGAGGATGGCAATTACGATGCCCTTGTTGATCCAAAGTTGGGTAGGAACTTTGACCCAAATGAGATGGCTTGCATGATTGCCTGTGCTGCTGCTTGTGTGCGCCACTCAGCACGGCGACGGCCAAGGATGAGTCAG ATCATGCGTGCTTTGGAAGGAGATGTGTCTCTCGAAGATCTGAACGAAGGCATCAGGCCGGGTCATAGCAGGTTTTACAGTTCGCATGGCAGCTCCGACTATGACTCTAGCCAGTACAATGAGGACATGAAGAAGTTCAGGAAAATGGCACTGACACCGGAGTACGGCAGCAGCGACTACAGCGCACCTACCAGTGAGTATGGCCAGCATCCATCGGCGTCGGCCAGCAGCGAAGGTCAACATACACAGGAGATAGAGACGGAGAAGAAGAAAGACAGCTCTGGCTTTGGCAGCAGCTTGTGA
- the LOC103984130 gene encoding ras-related protein Rab7 isoform X1: protein MASRRRMLLKVIILGDSGVGKTSLMNQYVNKKFSNQYKATIGADFLTKEVQIDDRLFTLQIWDTAGQERFQSLGVAFYRGADCCVLVYDVNVMKSFDNLNNWREEFLLQASPSDPENFPFIVLGNKIDIDGGNSRVVSEKKAKAWCASKGNIPYFETSAKEGLNVEAAFQCIAMNALKNEPEEDIYLPDTIDVAGGGRQLQRSSGCEC, encoded by the exons ATGGCGTCCCGGCGGCGGATGCTCCTGAAGGTCATCATCCTCGGGGACAGCGG GGTTGGGAAGACATCTCTCATGAATCA GTATGTGAACAAGAAGTTTAGTAATCAGTACAAGGCTACGATTGGAGCCGATTTCTTGACTAAGGAAGTCCAGATTGATGACAGGTTGTTCACATTACAG ATATGGGACACTGCAGGGCAAGAAAGGTTTCAGAGTCTTGGTGTGGCTTTCTACCGTGGAGCTGATTGCTGCGTCCTTGTGTATGATGTTAATGTCATGAAatcatttgataatttgaataattGGCGAGAAGAATTTCTGCTTCAG GCCAGCCCATCGGACCCTGAGAATTTCCCTTTTATAGTTTTGGGTAACAAGATTGATATCGATGGCGGTAACAGCCGAGTG GTGTCTGAGAAGAAAGCAAAGGCATGGTGTGCTTCTAAGGGGAACATCCCCTACTTCGAGACATCAGCTAAAGAGGGACTCAATGTGGAAGCTGCTTTCCAGTGTATCGCCATGAATGCCCTCAAGAATGAGCCAGAGGAAGACAT ATATCTTCCTGATACCATTGATGTGGCGGGTGGTGGAAGACAGCTGCAGCGATCATCTGGTTGTGAATGCTAA
- the LOC103984130 gene encoding ras-related protein Rab7 isoform X2, with protein sequence MASRRRMLLKVIILGDSGVGKTSLMNQYVNKKFSNQYKATIGADFLTKEVQIDDRLFTLQIWDTAGQERFQSLGVAFYRGADCCVLVYDVNVMKSFDNLNNWREEFLLQVSEKKAKAWCASKGNIPYFETSAKEGLNVEAAFQCIAMNALKNEPEEDIYLPDTIDVAGGGRQLQRSSGCEC encoded by the exons ATGGCGTCCCGGCGGCGGATGCTCCTGAAGGTCATCATCCTCGGGGACAGCGG GGTTGGGAAGACATCTCTCATGAATCA GTATGTGAACAAGAAGTTTAGTAATCAGTACAAGGCTACGATTGGAGCCGATTTCTTGACTAAGGAAGTCCAGATTGATGACAGGTTGTTCACATTACAG ATATGGGACACTGCAGGGCAAGAAAGGTTTCAGAGTCTTGGTGTGGCTTTCTACCGTGGAGCTGATTGCTGCGTCCTTGTGTATGATGTTAATGTCATGAAatcatttgataatttgaataattGGCGAGAAGAATTTCTGCTTCAG GTGTCTGAGAAGAAAGCAAAGGCATGGTGTGCTTCTAAGGGGAACATCCCCTACTTCGAGACATCAGCTAAAGAGGGACTCAATGTGGAAGCTGCTTTCCAGTGTATCGCCATGAATGCCCTCAAGAATGAGCCAGAGGAAGACAT ATATCTTCCTGATACCATTGATGTGGCGGGTGGTGGAAGACAGCTGCAGCGATCATCTGGTTGTGAATGCTAA
- the LOC135673230 gene encoding uncharacterized protein LOC135673230 encodes MSDVNNASDAAFATAVAAAAYAITSLEEEDPLNQKRPPAKIKSKREDSMNKPTDNILSRWLTGYDEKQSDHSPVKKPVGNKEKMLDESGFDRKLSGKEKETNLITKRTPTISDKYPDDTGSIRSENGQNQKRRQASSTIKPTASLSGKGNGVEKTIGYDTVETKANAWEREKMDEIKKRYERMMNEIREWENQKKVKAKHRLDRKERYVERRKEKALQEYRYKIERIDRVSVDARNLAEEKRKNDETKTQEKARMMRSKGNGPHTCLCF; translated from the exons ATGAGTGACGTCAACAATGCCAGCGATGCTGCGTTTGCAACTGCAGTTGCAGCAGCTGCATATGCTATCACTTCACTGGAAGAAGAAGATCCATTGAACCAGAAGCGCCCTCCAGCCAAGATAAAAAGCAAAAGGGAAGATAGCATGAACAAGCCAACTGATAACATACTATCGAGATGGTTAACTGGCTACGATGAAAAACAATCAG ATCATTCTCCAGTGAAAAAGCCGGTAGGAAACAAAGAAAAAATGCTAGACGAATCTGGGTTCGATCGCAAACTTtcaggaaaagaaaaggaaactaaTCTAATCACTAAAAGGACACCAACGATCTCTGATAAGTATCCAGATGATACAGGCAGTATTAGATCTGAAAACGGACAAAACCAAAAAAGGAGACAAGCATCATCCACAATCAAACCTACAGCATCACTTTCTGGGAAAGGAAATGGAGTTGAGAAAACAATTGGTTATGATACAGTGGAAACAAAAGCAAATGCATGGGAGAGAGAAAAGATGGACGAAATTAAGAAAAG GTATGAAAGGATGATGAATGAAATTCGGGAGTGGGAGAATCAGAAGAAGGTGAAGGCCAAACACCGACTGGATCGAAAAGAG AGATATGTGGAACGCAGAAAAGAAAAGGCATTACAAGAATATCGTTACAAGATAGAAAGAATTGATCGAGTTTCTGTTGACGCAAGAAACTTagcagaagaaaagagaaaaaatgaCGAGACCAAGACACAAGAGAAGGCCAGAATGATGCGTTCAAAGGGGAATGGACCTCACACATGCTTGTGCTTCTAA
- the LOC135673231 gene encoding rho guanine nucleotide exchange factor 8-like: MVRFLKRGHGFDKSEEGDEVCEVGGHQAHSLILEGSENGFGVEEDIFFHSQGAGAGRPLGAQQIGSVLERSSGIGPRSRQRKDGGARAGPPSDMELMKERFTKLLLGEDMSGGGKGVSSALALSNAITNLAASVFGEQWRLEPMSAERKARWRKEIGWLLSVTDYIVEFVPSRQTSKDGSIMEIMITQQRKDLQLNIPALRKLDAMLIGYLDNFKDQNEFWYVSRDADESEKGAQRKDDKWWLPTVRVPPNGLSDVSKRWLQFQKESVNQVLKAAMAINAQVLMEMEVPEAYIDSLPKNGRASLGESIYRNVTDDVFDPGEFLETMDLSTEHKVLDLKNRIEASIVIWKRKMHDKDSKSTWGSAVSLEKREQFEERAETILLLIKQRFPGLPQTSLDISKIQYNRDVGLSILESYSRILESLAFTVMSRIEDVIYADSLAQNPATKNSNRRQSLHDAAAVKKLHAKEEPESPSSMTLSDFMGWNFEPEPVMKKNSGYVDDIISSKKKPPDVEAVKKVSYIERVEHVGGMRSPTARH; this comes from the exons ATGGTGCGATTTCTCAAGCGGGGGCACGGCTTCGACAAGTCGGAGGAGGGAGACGAGGTGTGCGAGGTAGGAGGGCACCAGGCTCATAGCCTGATTCTGGAGGGCAGTGAGAATGGCTTCGGAGTTGAGGAGGATATCTTCTTCCATAGCCAAGGGGCAGGCGCAGGCCGCCCTCTTGGGGCGCAGCAGATTGGCTCCGTGCTCGAACGCTCGTCGGGTATAGGCCCGAGGTCTCGACAGCGCAAGGATGGAGGTGCTCGAGCTGGACCGCCATCAG ATATGGAGTTGATGAAGGAGAGGTTCACAAAGCTGCTTCTTGGTGAGGACATGTCTGGTGGTGGTAAGGGAGTTTCATCAGCTCTTGCTCTCTCCAATGCCATCACCAACCTTGCTG CATCCGTTTTTGGTGAGCAATGGCGTTTGGAGCCTATGTCTGCTGAAAGAAAAGCTAGGTGGAGGAAAGAAATCGGTTGGCTTTTGTCGGTCACCGACTATATCGTAGAATTCGTTCCTTCCCGGCAGACATCGAAGGATGGATCCATCATGGAG ATAATGATCACTCAACAACGCAAAGATCTTCAATTGAACATTCCTGCGCTGCGCAAACTCGACGCAATGCTCATC GGCTACCTGGACAACTTCAAGGACCAGAACGAGTTCTGGTACGTATCAAGAGACGCTGATGAATCTGAGAAAGGTGCACAGAGAAAAGACGACAAATGGTGGCTTCCGACGGTGAGAGTCCCTCCCAATGGACTCTCGGATGTCTCCAAGAGATGGCTGCAGTTTCAGAAGGAATCAGTCAACCAAGTACTCAAGGCAGCAATGGCAATCAATGCTCAGGTCCTTATGGAAATGGAGGTCCCTGAAGCCTACATCGACTCCCTTCCCAAG AATGGGAGGGCAAGCCTAGGAGAATCGATTTACAGGAACGTTACAGATGATGTCTTTGACCCTGGAGAGTTCCTCGAAACGATGGACTTGTCGACGGAGCACAAGGTCCTCGACCTCAAGAACCGAATCGAGGCCTCCATTGTCATCTGGAAGAGGAAAATGCACGACAAAGACAGCAAGTCCACCTGGGGTTCGGCTGTCAGCTTGGAGAAGAGGGAGCAGTTTGAAGAAAGAGCCGAGACCATCTTGCTCCTCATCAAGCAGAGGTTTCCTGGACTCCCTCAAACATCTCTCGACATAAGCAAGATCCAATACAACAGA GATGTTGGACTGTCGATCCTGGAAAGCTACTCAAGGATTCTGGAAAGCTTGGCTTTCACAGTAATGTCCCGAATCGAGGATGTCATCTACGCGGACTCTCTGGCTCAAAATCCAGCAACCAAGAATTCCAACAGGAGGCAATCCCTGCATGATGCAGCAGCAGTGAAGAAGCTGCACGCGAAAGAAGAACCGGAGTCGCCGTCGTCGATGACCCTGTCAGATTTCATGGGTTGGAACTTTGAGCCAGAACCAGTCATGAAGAAGAACTCCGGGTACGTGGACGACATCATAAGCTCGAAGAAGAAGCCTCCTGACGTCGAGGCCGTGAAGAAAGTCTCCTACATAGAGAGGGTAGAGCACGTAGGTGGCATGCGAAGTCCTACAGCTCGCCATTAA
- the LOC135673232 gene encoding TOM1-like protein 9 isoform X2 produces MAGALVDRATSHMLIGPDWAMNVQICDILNRDPGQAKDVVRGLKKRIGHKNPKVQLLALTLLETVTKSCGDIVHMHVAEKDILHKMVKIVKKKQAGAVFPQRTGRSASIFTPQNQPLTLYPPSARSTDDHQEVPETSVGSDFPALSLTEIQNARGIVDVLAEMLNAIDPGNREGLRQEVIVDLVDQCRTYKQRVMQLVNTTTDEELLCQGLALNDDLQRALAKHDSVAAGIAVQVEKPKTLKALVDVDDSAASKDTDQRSSTGTSSNQPPLQQLSLPAPPVSNSSATSLAIVDPNIDLLSGEDYSKPATENMLALVPVSEPLTNSASDQNILALSDMFSNTSAQVNNNNPTNVSDSSLTLSAPQAYPSVSPLQLQPQLVQQPAPYPNGNNPGPPRYEHAINDGSQLNQANTVWNGQVIPSLTSQQATQGYGINDQNGILPLPPWQAQPVRTTELPNLQPQPMQNGHLGGVNSLPGPINQPGSMQLQAPQSMPGSFMGVMHPQFMLGTQFGGLQPQFVQGNQYVGQNGQMTAIYSQQMLGGHLPAINQQTLSGVQMTGYGYRRQPESQFYDPRVTAYNYSSPEEISQRMYGLSMQGNSMFVNKTSSNQSSMPSYLHQSNMPSKPDDKLFGDLVNMAKAKQNKVGSL; encoded by the exons ATGGCCGGCGCTCTGGTGGATCGTGCGACGAGCCATATGCTGATCGGCCCGGATTGGGCGATGAACGTCCAGATCTGTGATATCCTCAATCGTGATCCTGG ACAAGCAAAGGATGTTGTTAGAGGCCTCAAAAAGCGTATTGGTCATAAAAATCCTAAAGTTCAGCTGCTTGCACTAACA CTGTTGGAAACAGTTACAAAAAGTTGTGGTGACATTGTCCATATGCATGTTGCTGAGAAAGACATACTCCATAAGATGGTCAAGATTGTAAAGAAGAAG cAAGCTGGAGCTGTATTTCCGCAGAGGACTGGGAGGTCTGCTTCTATATTTACTCCACAAAATCAGCCTTTGACATTGTATCCTCCATCTGCACGGAGTACTGATGATCACCAAGAAGTGCCTGAAACATCAGTCGGatctgattttcctgctttaag CCTGACAGAAATTCAAAATGCTCGTGGCATCGTGGATGTTCTTGCTGAGATGTTGAATGCCATAGACCCTGGGAACAGAGAG GGGCTCAGACAGGAGGTTATTGTTGACCTTGTTGACCAGTGTCGAACTTACAAGCAGAGGGTAATGCAGCTTGTCAACACAACCAC AGATGAGGAGCTTCTTTGTCAAGGACTTGCTCTTAATGATGACTTGCAGCGTGCACTCGCCAAACATGATTCTGTTGCAGCAGGGATTGCCGTTCAGGTGGAGAAGCCAAAAACCCTTAAAGCACTTGTAGATGTTGATGATTCTGCAGCCAGCAAAGACACAGATCAAAG GTCCAGCACAGGCACCAGTAGCAACCAGCCTCCTCTTCAGCAATTATCATTGCCGGCACCTCCAGTCTCCAATAGTTCTGCAACCTCATTAGCAATAGTTGATCCAAACATAGATCTTCTCAGCGGAGAGGATTATAGTAAACCTGCAACTGAGAATATGCTAGCCCTTGTTCCTGTCAGTGAACCACTTACTAATTCTGCTTCTGACCAAAACATCTTAGCCCTTTCAGACATGTTTTCCAACACTAGTGCTCAAGTGAACAATAACAATCCTACAAACGTTTCTGATTCTTCATTGACATTGTCAGCCCCACAGGCTTATCCTTCTGTATCACCACTTCAGCTGCAGCCCCAGCTGGTGCAGCAGCCTGCCCCTTATCCTAATGGAAACAACCCAGGACCACCTCGATATGAGCATGCGATTAATGATGGTTCACAGTTAAACCAAGCAAATACTGTGTGGAATGGTCAAGTTATTCCCAGCTTAACATCACAGCAGGCAACACAAGGTTATG GTATAAATGACCAAAATGGAATTCTTCCTCTACCCCCTTGGCAAGCTCAACCTGTGCGGACTACTGAATTGCCTAATTTGCAGCCTCAACCTATGCAAAATGGCCATCTTGGAGGTGTGAATTCTTTACCGGGGCCAATTAACCAACCCGGAAGCATGCAACTCCAAGCCCCCCAATCCATGCCGGGCAGCTTTATGGGGGTAATGCATCCGCAATTTATGTTAGGAACACAGTTTGGAGGTCTGCAACCGCAGTTTGTGCAGGGTAACCAATATGTGGGGCAGAACGGTCAGATGACTGCTATATATTCGCAGCAAATGCTCGGAGGACATTTGCCTGCTATCAATCAGCAAACTCTCTCCGGCGTCCAGATGACCGGTTATGGGTACAGGAGGCAACCAGAGTCCCAGTTCTATGATCCAAGGGTTACTGCATACAATTATTCCAGCCCAGAGGAGATTTCCCAGAGGATGTATGGGCTCTCCATGCAAGGCAATAGCATGTTTGTGAATAAGACTTCTTCCAACCAGAGCTCAATGCCCTCTTACCTGCATCAATCCAACATGCCATCAAAGCCTGATGATAAACTTTTTGGTGATCTTGTTAATATGGCCAAAGCAAAGCAAAATAAAGTTGGAAGCCTGTAA
- the LOC135673232 gene encoding TOM1-like protein 9 isoform X1 encodes MAGALVDRATSHMLIGPDWAMNVQICDILNRDPGQAKDVVRGLKKRIGHKNPKVQLLALTLLETVTKSCGDIVHMHVAEKDILHKMVKIVKKKPDLQVKEKILVLIDTWQEAFGGPRAAYPQYYAAYQDLLQAGAVFPQRTGRSASIFTPQNQPLTLYPPSARSTDDHQEVPETSVGSDFPALSLTEIQNARGIVDVLAEMLNAIDPGNREGLRQEVIVDLVDQCRTYKQRVMQLVNTTTDEELLCQGLALNDDLQRALAKHDSVAAGIAVQVEKPKTLKALVDVDDSAASKDTDQRSSTGTSSNQPPLQQLSLPAPPVSNSSATSLAIVDPNIDLLSGEDYSKPATENMLALVPVSEPLTNSASDQNILALSDMFSNTSAQVNNNNPTNVSDSSLTLSAPQAYPSVSPLQLQPQLVQQPAPYPNGNNPGPPRYEHAINDGSQLNQANTVWNGQVIPSLTSQQATQGYGINDQNGILPLPPWQAQPVRTTELPNLQPQPMQNGHLGGVNSLPGPINQPGSMQLQAPQSMPGSFMGVMHPQFMLGTQFGGLQPQFVQGNQYVGQNGQMTAIYSQQMLGGHLPAINQQTLSGVQMTGYGYRRQPESQFYDPRVTAYNYSSPEEISQRMYGLSMQGNSMFVNKTSSNQSSMPSYLHQSNMPSKPDDKLFGDLVNMAKAKQNKVGSL; translated from the exons ATGGCCGGCGCTCTGGTGGATCGTGCGACGAGCCATATGCTGATCGGCCCGGATTGGGCGATGAACGTCCAGATCTGTGATATCCTCAATCGTGATCCTGG ACAAGCAAAGGATGTTGTTAGAGGCCTCAAAAAGCGTATTGGTCATAAAAATCCTAAAGTTCAGCTGCTTGCACTAACA CTGTTGGAAACAGTTACAAAAAGTTGTGGTGACATTGTCCATATGCATGTTGCTGAGAAAGACATACTCCATAAGATGGTCAAGATTGTAAAGAAGAAG CCAGATTTGCAAGTCAAAGAGAAAATTTTAGTATTAATTGACACTTGGCAAGAAGCATTTGGTGGCCCTCGTGCAGCATATCCACAATACTATGCTGCATATCAGGACCTGTTG cAAGCTGGAGCTGTATTTCCGCAGAGGACTGGGAGGTCTGCTTCTATATTTACTCCACAAAATCAGCCTTTGACATTGTATCCTCCATCTGCACGGAGTACTGATGATCACCAAGAAGTGCCTGAAACATCAGTCGGatctgattttcctgctttaag CCTGACAGAAATTCAAAATGCTCGTGGCATCGTGGATGTTCTTGCTGAGATGTTGAATGCCATAGACCCTGGGAACAGAGAG GGGCTCAGACAGGAGGTTATTGTTGACCTTGTTGACCAGTGTCGAACTTACAAGCAGAGGGTAATGCAGCTTGTCAACACAACCAC AGATGAGGAGCTTCTTTGTCAAGGACTTGCTCTTAATGATGACTTGCAGCGTGCACTCGCCAAACATGATTCTGTTGCAGCAGGGATTGCCGTTCAGGTGGAGAAGCCAAAAACCCTTAAAGCACTTGTAGATGTTGATGATTCTGCAGCCAGCAAAGACACAGATCAAAG GTCCAGCACAGGCACCAGTAGCAACCAGCCTCCTCTTCAGCAATTATCATTGCCGGCACCTCCAGTCTCCAATAGTTCTGCAACCTCATTAGCAATAGTTGATCCAAACATAGATCTTCTCAGCGGAGAGGATTATAGTAAACCTGCAACTGAGAATATGCTAGCCCTTGTTCCTGTCAGTGAACCACTTACTAATTCTGCTTCTGACCAAAACATCTTAGCCCTTTCAGACATGTTTTCCAACACTAGTGCTCAAGTGAACAATAACAATCCTACAAACGTTTCTGATTCTTCATTGACATTGTCAGCCCCACAGGCTTATCCTTCTGTATCACCACTTCAGCTGCAGCCCCAGCTGGTGCAGCAGCCTGCCCCTTATCCTAATGGAAACAACCCAGGACCACCTCGATATGAGCATGCGATTAATGATGGTTCACAGTTAAACCAAGCAAATACTGTGTGGAATGGTCAAGTTATTCCCAGCTTAACATCACAGCAGGCAACACAAGGTTATG GTATAAATGACCAAAATGGAATTCTTCCTCTACCCCCTTGGCAAGCTCAACCTGTGCGGACTACTGAATTGCCTAATTTGCAGCCTCAACCTATGCAAAATGGCCATCTTGGAGGTGTGAATTCTTTACCGGGGCCAATTAACCAACCCGGAAGCATGCAACTCCAAGCCCCCCAATCCATGCCGGGCAGCTTTATGGGGGTAATGCATCCGCAATTTATGTTAGGAACACAGTTTGGAGGTCTGCAACCGCAGTTTGTGCAGGGTAACCAATATGTGGGGCAGAACGGTCAGATGACTGCTATATATTCGCAGCAAATGCTCGGAGGACATTTGCCTGCTATCAATCAGCAAACTCTCTCCGGCGTCCAGATGACCGGTTATGGGTACAGGAGGCAACCAGAGTCCCAGTTCTATGATCCAAGGGTTACTGCATACAATTATTCCAGCCCAGAGGAGATTTCCCAGAGGATGTATGGGCTCTCCATGCAAGGCAATAGCATGTTTGTGAATAAGACTTCTTCCAACCAGAGCTCAATGCCCTCTTACCTGCATCAATCCAACATGCCATCAAAGCCTGATGATAAACTTTTTGGTGATCTTGTTAATATGGCCAAAGCAAAGCAAAATAAAGTTGGAAGCCTGTAA
- the LOC135586203 gene encoding transcription factor bHLH68-like: MEEKQHAGMRRGVFQSSMVQQMVEGKPTWWWSTNGDMRPPPRPSSSSSSSSSSSSTSSSSRSSSSSSVCPQFSRPSNTPMTSWQDGQGIPESWCQLLFGGFVGEEEKHGLMMPLQTMNCEQQVYPSAPAQIADTEQELCGRGYVHMNEEIHASKSTWSQVLPASSPSSCITTSFSTNVLTFSSKADQLPDTSSECNSIETAPAFKKARLEGSSSPKSNPKVRKEKLGERITALHQIVSPFGKTDTASVLLEAIGYIRFLHSQIEVLSSSYLPAASGDLSQPILNENGMKNGGEQDQECNDEQKKDLRSRGLCLVPVAFMMHVGSGNGADLWAPALGGGFR; this comes from the exons ATGGAGGAGAAACAACATGCAGGCATGAGAAGAGGAGTGTTTCAGAGTTCCATGGTGCAGCAGATGGTGGAAGGAAAACCAACCTGGTGGTGGAGCACGAACGGTGAcatgagaccacctcctcggccctcttcttcttcttcttcttcttcttcttcttcttctacttcttcttcttctcggtcCTCGTCCTCTTCTTCGGTCTGCCCTCAGTTCTCACGGCCTTCTAATACTCCAATGACTTCTTGGCAAGATGGCCAAGGCATACCAGAGTCATGGTGCCAGCTCTTGTT CGGAGGGTTtgtgggagaagaagagaagcatggTTTGATGATGCCTTTGCAGACCATGAACTGTGAGCAACAGGTCTACCCATCAGCTCCTGCACAGATAGCTGACACAGAACAAGAGTTGTGTGGAAGAGGATACGTGCACATGAACGAAGAAATCCACGCCTCTAAATCGACATGGAGCCAAGTCCTACCAGCTTCATCTCCCAGCTCCTGCATCACGACTAGCTTCAGCACCAATGTGTTGACCTTCTCGAGCAAAGCAGATCAGCTCCCGGACACTTCATCTGAG TGCAACAGCATAGAAACTGCTCCAGCATTCAAGAAGGCTAGGCTCGAAGGCTCTTCCTCCCCAAAATCTAATCCCAAG GTGAGGAAGGAGAAGTTAGGGGAGAGAATTACAGCACTTCACCAGATAGTTTCCCCATTTGGAAAG ACAGACACTGCATCCGTATTGCTAGAAGCCATTGGCTACATCAGATTCCTCCACAGTCAAATTGAG GTTCTGAGCTCGTCGTACCTGCCCGCTGCATCAGGAGACCTGAGTCAGCCT ATCTTGAATGAGAATGGCATGAAGAACGGTGGAGAACAAGATCAG GAATGCAATGATGAACAGAAGAAAGACCTCAGGAGTCGAGGGCTCTGCCTCGTCCCTGTCGCCTTCATGATGCATGTAGGGAGTGGTAATGGAGCCGATCTCTGGGCTCCAGCGCTCGGTGGGGGCTTCCGTTGA